In Syntrophomonas wolfei subsp. wolfei str. Goettingen G311, a single window of DNA contains:
- a CDS encoding glycoside hydrolase family 26 protein: protein MRKKHCFIALFILAIFLPPVFYPLDACAATTFIKNGAINYQAEFNSYDDIKAIATLKPGINRLLDYSQAYSIDYPSHMNIDASLSQVKTSLWDDKTCIEIYRDDFSQTVHTAAAYQYYSNQFLNNRKDHQIQENRSITIAGVKAHLLRWQRSKLSRVAGDKNYYMSVEIPRNSKEVYTILIKSSSPVESFLPLVKSFTFIDNNGYSKINTRFKKKDKAWNEETKAFYEQYFGPDASLQWGIFENSAPANMDYLNKLEENLNYKFNFLVLYKTFDTPFPLEELQKAYDEQKYVELTLQTMWYNRDNSSVTYDILNGHYDYFFEDYAEKARQFGHPILFRLNNEMNGDWCVYSSYYSSKDSELFKEVWRYIYNIFQHKQVDNVIWVWNPHDLSFPGFMWNHYLNYFPGEEYVDIIGLTGYNTGTYHKGEIWRGFRQIYDPLYEEYCRYFDYPFMISEFACSSVGGNKALWIEEMFAQMEKYDRIKVAIWFNGVDFDLVGRAARKYRLDESPAIIEAFQKGLPSYKPDPKANKTQQ, encoded by the coding sequence ATGAGAAAAAAACACTGTTTCATAGCTTTATTTATTTTAGCCATCTTTCTCCCGCCAGTCTTTTACCCCCTGGATGCGTGTGCTGCAACAACTTTTATCAAGAATGGAGCCATCAATTATCAAGCAGAATTTAATTCTTATGATGATATTAAGGCTATAGCCACCCTCAAACCGGGGATTAACCGGCTTCTTGACTATAGCCAGGCCTACAGCATCGACTACCCCAGCCATATGAATATTGATGCTTCCTTATCCCAGGTTAAAACTAGCCTGTGGGACGATAAAACCTGTATAGAAATCTACCGGGACGATTTTTCGCAAACGGTACATACTGCCGCCGCTTACCAGTATTACAGCAACCAGTTTCTTAACAACCGTAAAGATCATCAAATCCAGGAGAACCGCAGTATCACCATCGCCGGTGTCAAAGCACATCTCTTAAGATGGCAAAGAAGCAAGCTATCACGAGTAGCAGGAGATAAAAACTACTATATGAGCGTGGAAATCCCCCGTAATTCTAAAGAAGTTTACACTATACTGATAAAATCGAGCTCTCCGGTAGAAAGCTTTCTACCGCTGGTAAAATCATTTACCTTTATTGATAATAATGGTTACAGCAAGATTAATACCCGTTTCAAGAAAAAGGATAAAGCGTGGAATGAGGAGACAAAAGCTTTTTATGAGCAATATTTTGGCCCTGATGCCAGCTTGCAGTGGGGTATATTTGAAAATTCAGCCCCGGCTAACATGGATTATCTCAACAAACTGGAGGAGAATCTGAACTACAAGTTTAATTTTCTGGTGCTTTACAAAACCTTTGATACCCCCTTCCCCCTGGAAGAACTGCAAAAGGCCTATGATGAACAGAAGTATGTTGAATTAACCCTGCAGACCATGTGGTATAACCGGGACAACAGCAGCGTAACTTATGATATTCTCAATGGTCATTACGATTATTTTTTTGAGGACTATGCTGAAAAAGCCCGCCAATTCGGGCATCCCATTCTGTTTCGCCTCAATAACGAAATGAATGGGGATTGGTGCGTATACTCCAGTTACTACAGTTCCAAAGATAGTGAGCTTTTTAAAGAAGTCTGGCGTTATATTTATAATATATTCCAGCATAAACAGGTCGATAATGTTATCTGGGTGTGGAATCCCCATGACCTTTCTTTCCCCGGTTTCATGTGGAACCACTACCTGAACTATTTCCCCGGGGAGGAATATGTGGATATCATAGGGCTTACTGGTTATAATACCGGGACATATCACAAAGGTGAAATCTGGCGTGGCTTCAGGCAAATATATGACCCGCTTTATGAAGAGTACTGCCGTTATTTTGATTATCCCTTCATGATAAGCGAGTTTGCTTGCAGTTCAGTGGGTGGCAACAAAGCCCTTTGGATTGAGGAAATGTTTGCTCAAATGGAAAAGTACGACCGGATCAAAGTGGCCATTTGGTTTAACGGGGTGGACTTCGACCTGGTGGGCCGGGCGGCGCGAAAATATCGTCTGGACGAAAGCCCGGCCATAATCGAGGCTTTTCAGAAAGGTTTGCCAAGCTATAAACCTGACCCGAAAGCAAATAAAACCCAGCAGTAA
- a CDS encoding CBS and ACT domain-containing protein, with protein sequence MKVKDRMTPKPYATTPDTCVGELWHLMQEKSLQRVPVLDRGKLIGIITRRDFNARPELDLKRSSLATRFFPEEMEQKLSKLRVRDIIPLNQQLITIHQDAFIEQAAKLLRDNRISGLPVIDDEGRMVGIITQSDLSDAFLYILGVNCRGTRLSLRIDDDAQVLLRLGEVLSHFDIKIESMVRMEVKGEKSLLIIRLDTVDSRSIIEEIKAAGFKVESVIVKQ encoded by the coding sequence GTGAAAGTCAAAGACCGAATGACTCCTAAACCCTATGCAACAACTCCTGATACTTGTGTAGGAGAACTCTGGCATTTGATGCAGGAAAAGAGCCTACAAAGGGTACCGGTCCTGGATCGGGGTAAATTGATAGGCATCATAACCCGCAGGGATTTTAACGCCCGGCCGGAATTGGACCTCAAAAGATCATCACTGGCTACACGATTTTTCCCCGAAGAAATGGAACAAAAACTAAGCAAACTGAGAGTCAGGGATATAATTCCTCTCAACCAGCAATTAATCACTATCCATCAGGATGCTTTTATCGAGCAGGCGGCAAAATTATTACGGGACAATCGCATCAGCGGTTTACCGGTAATTGATGATGAAGGTCGTATGGTGGGGATAATTACGCAAAGCGATCTTTCTGATGCATTTCTTTATATCCTGGGAGTTAATTGCCGGGGTACTCGCCTGTCTTTGCGAATAGATGATGATGCCCAGGTTCTGCTGCGGTTGGGAGAAGTTTTATCCCATTTTGATATTAAAATTGAGAGCATGGTTCGTATGGAAGTGAAAGGTGAAAAATCACTGCTTATTATTCGCCTGGATACAGTAGATTCGCGCTCAATTATTGAGGAGATAAAGGCAGCAGGTTTTAAGGTTGAATCGGTAATTGTTAAACAATAA
- a CDS encoding alpha/beta fold hydrolase: MEHIFQAHSPGEAGEILQQNWEHWLMTTARWREILTYDPRPATGCSPKEILWTKNKAQLYHYQCSSERRYRTPVLMIYALINRPYVLDLTPGSSLVEYLVNEGFDVYLLDWGEFEWEDRDITYADLVYDYIATAARKVARSAGSKEISIIGYCMGGTMSTLYAALFDRPVLKNLVYLAAPIDFNRAGTYDVWLKAPGYDPDRIADTMELVPKSFIDWGTRMLNPLANYWGTYTRLWKTLEEGKSVHFWKVLNKWSSDNINFPGGAYRDWIRDFYQGNKLIKNQVVLRGKRVQLQRIKANILAMVGLRDHIVMPHQTAAALTYLGGNDKTYMEFPVGHGGLVLGETARMRVFPEIAYWLGERSEELSEE, encoded by the coding sequence ATGGAGCACATCTTCCAAGCGCACTCGCCTGGTGAAGCTGGCGAAATACTGCAACAAAATTGGGAACACTGGCTGATGACCACGGCCAGGTGGAGGGAGATATTGACCTATGATCCCCGACCTGCTACTGGTTGTTCGCCTAAGGAAATTTTGTGGACCAAGAACAAAGCACAACTTTATCACTATCAGTGCAGTAGTGAGCGCCGCTATCGCACCCCGGTATTAATGATATATGCTCTCATTAACAGGCCTTATGTATTGGATCTGACCCCGGGATCCAGTCTGGTGGAGTATCTGGTAAACGAGGGTTTCGATGTATACCTGCTGGATTGGGGAGAATTTGAATGGGAGGATCGGGATATAACCTATGCTGATCTGGTCTATGACTATATCGCCACGGCTGCCCGGAAGGTGGCGCGCAGTGCCGGTTCCAAAGAAATAAGCATTATCGGTTACTGCATGGGTGGAACCATGTCTACATTGTACGCGGCCCTTTTTGACCGGCCGGTTTTAAAAAATCTGGTCTACCTGGCGGCTCCCATCGATTTCAACCGGGCCGGAACTTATGATGTATGGCTTAAAGCCCCGGGTTATGACCCGGACCGTATAGCTGATACCATGGAGCTGGTCCCCAAGTCTTTCATAGATTGGGGAACCAGGATGCTGAATCCTTTGGCCAATTATTGGGGCACATATACTCGCTTGTGGAAGACTTTGGAGGAAGGAAAGTCGGTTCATTTTTGGAAGGTGCTTAACAAGTGGTCCAGTGATAATATTAATTTTCCTGGCGGTGCCTATCGCGACTGGATAAGGGACTTCTATCAAGGTAACAAGCTCATAAAAAATCAAGTGGTATTACGGGGAAAGAGAGTACAGTTGCAGCGCATCAAAGCTAATATCCTGGCTATGGTGGGTTTGCGGGATCATATCGTTATGCCGCACCAGACCGCAGCTGCCTTAACCTATCTGGGGGGTAATGATAAAACCTATATGGAGTTCCCAGTAGGTCACGGGGGATTGGTTTTGGGCGAAACTGCCCGCATGAGAGTTTTCCCGGAAATAGCTTATTGGTTGGGAGAGCGTTCCGAGGAATTAAGCGAAGAGTAA
- a CDS encoding lytic transglycosylase domain-containing protein: MTGKKSEEYSFSIRLDRRIYLAYHKFGRGDKGMNIFTNLFKEISFMKLLKALEDGLASTGRALSGSKTPDISTSSASSKSRPFSEIIKEASQAYGIQEEVISAVIKQESSYNPRAVSSCGAQGLMQLMPGTARSLGVRDAFNPEENIMAGTRYLKEKLNEFNGSLPLALAAYNAGSGAVKKYGGIPPYKETQAYVNKIIKSIDHLA; this comes from the coding sequence TTGACTGGTAAGAAAAGTGAGGAGTATTCGTTTTCCATCCGGCTTGACAGAAGAATCTATCTTGCTTACCATAAATTTGGAAGGGGAGATAAAGGAATGAATATCTTCACCAATCTCTTCAAGGAAATAAGCTTCATGAAACTCCTGAAAGCCCTGGAAGACGGCCTTGCTTCCACCGGTCGCGCCCTGAGCGGCAGCAAAACACCCGATATATCAACTTCCTCAGCAAGCAGCAAGAGCCGCCCTTTCAGCGAGATTATAAAAGAAGCCAGCCAGGCTTATGGTATTCAGGAAGAAGTAATTAGTGCCGTAATAAAACAAGAGTCATCTTACAATCCCCGGGCGGTTTCTTCCTGTGGTGCCCAGGGTCTCATGCAGTTGATGCCAGGCACAGCTAGAAGCCTGGGGGTAAGGGATGCCTTTAATCCGGAAGAGAATATTATGGCGGGAACCCGCTATTTGAAAGAAAAGCTGAACGAATTCAATGGCAGCCTGCCGCTGGCCCTGGCAGCATACAATGCCGGCAGTGGAGCAGTTAAGAAATATGGAGGTATTCCCCCTTATAAAGAAACTCAGGCTTATGTTAATAAGATAATCAAGTCTATCGACCACCTGGCCTAA
- a CDS encoding nucleoside kinase, giving the protein MAIARAETAGFEVRIKGIGSYNVPEGTSVAELVKKLEKKLIYPVMAIIIDNRLRDLNYRFTRSCAIELVDMNSEIGVRIYRRSMSFLLMKAARDLFPERVLTVKHSLSNGLLCEFLNEDSRTEEIEAIEKRMQEIVEDNLPIRRMRINKEKAQEIFREQGEEDKVKLLAYRDVDEVQVCELDGFYENFYIFMLPETGMLKKFRLFEYPPGMILQTPELSAPNSLRPYVEQKKLASIFQEAKNWAEMLGTPHVAALDDIIEHGDINDIIRVNEALHEKKIAFIADQICCDEDIRLVLISGPSSSGKTTFAQRLLIQLRVNGKKPVVLSLDNYFVDRDLTPRDENNDYDFEALEALKVDLFNEHLGRLIKGDEVEIPLYSFTRGSCEERGISMKVPTGEPIIIEGIHGLNERLTWSIPPEQKFKIYISALTQLNIDYSNRIPTTDSRLVRRIVRDARTRGYNALDTIKRWPSVRRGEERNIFSFQENADIMFNSSLVYELSVLKPYIEPLLRQIGPEHPEHVVARYLLQFASYFKPIAPDAVPANSILREFIGGSCFKV; this is encoded by the coding sequence ATGGCCATTGCAAGAGCGGAGACAGCTGGGTTTGAAGTAAGGATTAAAGGAATAGGTTCCTATAATGTTCCGGAAGGAACTAGCGTAGCCGAGTTAGTAAAGAAACTGGAGAAGAAATTAATCTATCCGGTAATGGCAATAATTATTGACAATCGCTTGCGAGATTTGAATTATCGCTTTACCCGGTCCTGTGCTATAGAGTTGGTAGATATGAATAGTGAAATCGGAGTGAGGATTTACCGTCGCAGTATGAGCTTTCTGTTGATGAAGGCAGCGCGTGATTTGTTTCCTGAACGGGTGCTGACGGTAAAACACTCTCTATCCAATGGCTTGTTATGCGAGTTTTTAAATGAGGACTCGCGGACAGAAGAGATTGAAGCCATCGAAAAAAGAATGCAGGAAATTGTTGAGGACAATCTACCTATCAGGAGAATGCGGATTAATAAAGAAAAAGCCCAGGAGATATTCCGGGAGCAGGGGGAGGAAGACAAAGTGAAACTCCTGGCTTATCGGGATGTGGATGAGGTCCAAGTATGCGAGCTTGATGGGTTTTACGAAAACTTCTATATTTTTATGCTTCCCGAAACGGGAATGTTGAAAAAGTTTCGTTTGTTTGAATATCCACCGGGAATGATTTTACAAACCCCGGAGTTGAGTGCTCCAAATTCATTGCGGCCTTATGTGGAGCAAAAAAAACTGGCCAGTATATTTCAGGAGGCCAAAAATTGGGCCGAGATGCTGGGAACTCCTCATGTGGCAGCTCTTGATGATATTATTGAACATGGAGATATTAATGATATAATCCGGGTTAATGAGGCTTTGCATGAAAAGAAGATTGCTTTTATAGCCGACCAGATTTGCTGTGACGAGGATATCCGCCTGGTGCTGATATCAGGACCGTCCTCTTCCGGCAAGACCACTTTTGCCCAGCGTTTGCTCATACAGCTCCGGGTAAATGGGAAGAAGCCGGTAGTTCTGTCCCTGGACAACTATTTTGTTGATCGTGACTTGACACCTCGGGACGAGAATAACGATTATGATTTTGAAGCTTTGGAAGCCCTGAAAGTGGATTTGTTCAATGAGCATCTGGGACGGCTTATCAAAGGGGATGAAGTGGAAATTCCCCTCTATAGTTTTACCCGGGGTTCTTGCGAAGAGCGGGGTATCTCCATGAAGGTGCCGACAGGGGAACCTATAATTATTGAGGGCATCCATGGCCTGAATGAGCGCTTGACCTGGAGTATTCCGCCGGAACAAAAATTTAAAATATATATCAGTGCTCTGACCCAGTTGAATATAGATTACAGCAACCGGATTCCCACCACGGACAGCAGGTTGGTGCGAAGGATAGTTCGTGATGCCAGAACCCGAGGCTACAATGCTTTGGACACCATCAAGCGGTGGCCTTCGGTTAGGCGGGGAGAGGAAAGGAACATTTTTTCTTTTCAAGAAAATGCCGATATTATGTTCAATTCCTCTCTGGTTTATGAATTATCAGTATTGAAGCCCTATATTGAGCCTCTGCTGCGGCAGATTGGCCCGGAACACCCGGAACATGTGGTGGCCCGCTATCTCCTGCAATTTGCCAGCTATTTTAAACCTATAGCACCGGATGCGGTCCCCGCCAATTCCATTCTCCGGGAATTTATCGGGGGAAGCTGTTTTAAAGTATAG
- a CDS encoding nucleotidyltransferase family protein, whose amino-acid sequence MPVKKYTIEEIKAIVEPIARKYGVARVYLFGSYARGDVIENSDVDFRVDKGSLKGMFALCGLYTELEEALEMKVDVFTTGSLEDDFLQKIKNEEILLYAE is encoded by the coding sequence ATGCCGGTCAAAAAGTACACGATAGAGGAAATCAAGGCTATTGTAGAACCGATTGCACGGAAATACGGAGTAGCACGTGTCTATCTGTTTGGCTCTTATGCTCGTGGAGATGTTATTGAAAACAGTGATGTAGATTTTCGTGTAGATAAAGGGTCTCTTAAAGGAATGTTTGCTTTATGTGGTCTGTATACAGAACTTGAAGAAGCTTTAGAGATGAAAGTCGATGTTTTTACAACGGGAAGTCTGGAAGATGATTTTCTGCAAAAAATTAAGAATGAGGAGATACTATTATATGCAGAATAA